One stretch of Corynebacterium auriscanis DNA includes these proteins:
- a CDS encoding FecCD family ABC transporter permease, with protein MSSLTRTKVFTLCAGVCVVLCALASVYLGARSFSLSQTTAILLEGPNASGSNSVVNQQDHGIIWDLRVPRTLLALVVGASLSVAGAVAQSWTRNPLADPGIIGVNAGAGFAVAVALTAGVANSIGERAVWGIVGAALASAIVLIVSRVSRDPLTLVLVGVGVTFALQAATHLLSLYSSDTLEGLRRWTVGSTAGRGMQDVALATVGCATGCVIAVIVARSLDVLAMGEETAQSLGTSPERARSLAALAIIVLAGTATATVGLVTFVGFAVPHIVRRFTGPALSRMLAPTALAGAATVLFADIVGRFVLQPNELEMAIVLAIVGAPLMIAAVRSPRRSKALLQEGVTV; from the coding sequence ATGTCCTCATTAACCCGCACCAAAGTGTTCACGCTCTGTGCCGGTGTGTGCGTGGTGTTGTGCGCCTTGGCCTCCGTGTACTTGGGCGCCCGTTCTTTTTCTCTTTCCCAGACCACCGCGATACTCCTTGAGGGGCCCAATGCATCGGGGAGCAACTCCGTTGTGAACCAACAAGATCATGGCATCATTTGGGATTTACGCGTGCCCCGAACTCTCTTGGCGCTCGTAGTTGGCGCGTCGCTGTCAGTTGCTGGCGCAGTGGCTCAGAGCTGGACCCGGAACCCACTGGCCGATCCCGGCATCATAGGTGTGAATGCGGGCGCAGGTTTCGCTGTGGCGGTAGCGCTGACGGCGGGCGTAGCGAATTCCATAGGAGAACGCGCGGTGTGGGGCATCGTCGGGGCGGCGCTCGCGTCGGCGATTGTGCTGATCGTGTCCCGCGTTTCGCGCGATCCGCTGACCTTGGTGCTCGTGGGAGTTGGCGTGACGTTCGCGCTGCAAGCTGCCACACACTTGCTGAGTTTGTATTCCTCGGACACGTTGGAAGGGCTACGCCGCTGGACTGTGGGTTCTACCGCAGGTCGAGGGATGCAGGATGTTGCCTTGGCCACGGTGGGTTGCGCCACGGGGTGCGTGATCGCAGTGATCGTGGCTCGCTCCTTGGACGTGTTGGCGATGGGTGAAGAGACCGCGCAGAGCCTGGGAACATCTCCAGAACGCGCGCGCAGCCTCGCGGCGCTGGCGATCATTGTCCTGGCAGGTACGGCAACGGCCACTGTGGGGTTGGTGACGTTTGTGGGATTCGCGGTGCCTCATATCGTTAGACGTTTCACGGGCCCTGCGCTGAGTCGTATGTTGGCGCCGACAGCGCTAGCAGGAGCTGCGACGGTGCTATTTGCTGATATCGTGGGTCGGTTCGTCCTGCAACCAAATGAACTGGAGATGGCGATTGTCTTAGCGATCGTCGGAGCACCGTTGATGATCGCCGCGGTGCGTTCGCCACGTCGCTCCAAGGCACTGCTGCAGGAGGGTGTGACCGTATGA
- the rpmC gene encoding 50S ribosomal protein L29 — protein MATGIPASELRELTNEELTTRLRESKEELFNLRFQAATGQLSNNRRLGVVKRDIARIYTVLRERELGLSTNPGGDAA, from the coding sequence ATGGCTACCGGAATTCCGGCATCTGAGCTCCGTGAGCTCACGAATGAAGAGCTGACCACCCGTCTGCGTGAGTCGAAGGAAGAGCTGTTCAACCTTCGCTTCCAGGCTGCGACCGGCCAGCTGTCCAACAACCGTCGTTTGGGTGTAGTAAAGCGTGACATCGCCCGCATCTACACCGTTTTGCGCGAGCGCGAGCTCGGGCTGTCTACCAACCCAGGTGGTGACGCAGCATGA
- the rplP gene encoding 50S ribosomal protein L16, translating into MLIPKRVKFRRQHRPHRSGVSKGGNRVTFGDYGLQALEPTYITNRQIESARIAINRHVKRGGKVWINIFPDRPLTQKPLGVRMGSGKGPVEKWVANVKPGRILFEMSYPNEEIALEALRRAGNKLPCKVRIVKKEDQF; encoded by the coding sequence ATGCTTATCCCTAAGCGCGTTAAGTTCCGTCGCCAGCACCGTCCGCACCGCAGCGGCGTGTCCAAGGGCGGCAACCGCGTGACGTTCGGTGACTACGGCCTGCAGGCCCTGGAGCCGACGTACATCACCAACCGTCAGATCGAGTCCGCTCGTATTGCCATTAACCGTCACGTTAAGCGTGGTGGCAAGGTATGGATCAACATCTTCCCTGACCGCCCACTGACTCAGAAGCCACTTGGTGTTCGTATGGGTTCCGGTAAGGGTCCAGTCGAGAAGTGGGTTGCTAACGTCAAGCCAGGTCGCATCCTGTTCGAGATGTCCTACCCCAATGAGGAGATCGCTCTCGAAGCTCTGCGCCGCGCTGGCAACAAGCTGCCTTGCAAGGTTCGTATCGTAAAGAAGGAGGATCAGTTCTAA
- a CDS encoding ABC transporter substrate-binding protein, whose amino-acid sequence MTHRSTPRRWARITGALLTTSALLLAGCSRAEDNASTEAGGKSQERIASVGLGDSDTLLALGIQPVLLAPWGAEGDVADSGVGPWAEDLLKGEKPAKVFNTASGFTSEVLEKISAADPDKIIAVNQAVDAQAKKSLEDIAPTTVKPEGAKDWQIPWQDQVEQIADAVDKEGEGDKLIKDTQKSFDDFVAEHPELKGKKAAIVMPYQGKIGLYTSGDGRGQFIKNLGFEIPADLEGNKGEFYRDIAPENYDQLNAVDYLFVLDYKGAADALRKDPTFSALDVVRENKVRWLSEDVGNAMSMPNPVTIPWAVKEFNSAL is encoded by the coding sequence ATGACCCACCGATCCACCCCCCGCCGCTGGGCCCGCATCACCGGCGCGCTGTTAACTACGTCGGCGCTACTGTTGGCTGGCTGCTCTCGTGCTGAGGACAATGCCTCCACCGAGGCTGGTGGCAAGAGTCAAGAACGCATCGCCAGTGTCGGTCTAGGCGACTCGGATACACTGCTGGCTCTAGGCATTCAGCCAGTACTCCTCGCGCCGTGGGGTGCAGAGGGAGATGTAGCGGACTCGGGCGTGGGTCCATGGGCTGAAGACCTGCTCAAGGGAGAAAAGCCAGCCAAGGTATTCAACACTGCCTCCGGTTTCACCTCGGAGGTTCTAGAGAAGATTAGTGCTGCTGATCCCGACAAGATCATCGCGGTGAACCAAGCCGTGGATGCGCAGGCAAAGAAGTCCCTTGAGGACATCGCGCCCACCACCGTGAAGCCCGAGGGGGCTAAGGATTGGCAAATTCCGTGGCAGGATCAGGTCGAGCAGATCGCCGATGCCGTGGACAAGGAGGGCGAGGGTGACAAGCTCATCAAAGACACTCAAAAGTCCTTTGATGATTTCGTAGCTGAGCATCCGGAGCTCAAGGGCAAGAAAGCTGCAATCGTCATGCCTTACCAGGGCAAAATTGGTCTTTACACCTCTGGCGATGGACGTGGTCAGTTCATAAAAAACTTGGGGTTTGAAATCCCGGCAGATCTCGAAGGCAACAAGGGCGAGTTCTATCGTGATATTGCTCCCGAAAACTACGACCAGCTCAACGCCGTTGATTACCTCTTTGTCTTGGATTACAAGGGCGCAGCGGATGCCTTGCGAAAAGATCCGACCTTTAGCGCCCTGGACGTAGTGCGGGAAAACAAGGTGCGCTGGCTGTCCGAGGATGTGGGTAACGCTATGAGCATGCCTAACCCAGTGACTATCCCGTGGGCAGTGAAGGAATTCAACTCTGCCCTCTAA
- a CDS encoding FecCD family ABC transporter permease, with protein MSSANTNPTEAMGSTEPKNPADPTYPANLADPADPTYPTNPADPTNPTSHNPADPLQVQRWRRIRRVWLTAAGFALLALLSFFVLLGIGELSLTPMQVVEILTGGGERQAVNVVWDLRLPVAVATVVVGAALGFAGAWTQTMSRNPLASPDILGVSGGAAVFVVAGTVLARPQWSEAIPTMWWRAALALVGAGVIVVLLLILGGFGTSQRVIIVGLALSFLTQSIVHYLLLKADITRAADAQTWLAGSTGFVRTEALPPLFLGLVPSLILGVLFARDLPLLAHGDATSTSLGINVRRTRMLILIASTGMVAVVVSVVGPIGFVALLAPQMARIAASTPTPSPLVSATAGAALMTICAIIAGLLPITAPVGLVTAIVGGPALVWLVWNAARRSGLKGVR; from the coding sequence ATGAGTTCCGCAAATACAAACCCCACAGAGGCCATGGGCTCGACAGAGCCGAAGAACCCTGCTGACCCCACTTACCCGGCCAATCTCGCGGACCCTGCGGACCCCACTTACCCGACCAATCCCGCGGACCCCACTAACCCAACTAGCCATAATCCCGCCGACCCCTTGCAGGTGCAGCGGTGGCGGCGCATCCGGCGCGTGTGGCTCACCGCCGCGGGCTTCGCACTCCTCGCATTGCTGAGCTTCTTCGTCCTCCTGGGTATCGGTGAACTATCGCTGACTCCCATGCAGGTCGTGGAGATTCTCACTGGTGGTGGGGAGCGACAAGCGGTGAACGTCGTGTGGGACTTGCGCCTACCTGTGGCGGTTGCCACGGTCGTGGTCGGCGCGGCGTTGGGATTCGCTGGCGCATGGACACAAACCATGTCCCGCAATCCCTTGGCCAGTCCCGACATCCTCGGTGTTTCTGGGGGTGCGGCGGTCTTCGTCGTGGCCGGCACGGTCTTGGCCCGTCCACAGTGGAGCGAGGCCATCCCGACGATGTGGTGGCGTGCGGCACTGGCACTGGTCGGGGCCGGGGTGATCGTGGTGTTGTTGCTGATACTCGGCGGTTTCGGGACCTCCCAGCGCGTTATTATTGTGGGTCTGGCTCTATCCTTCCTCACCCAGTCCATCGTGCATTATCTACTTCTGAAAGCCGACATCACCCGCGCTGCCGATGCCCAGACATGGCTGGCCGGATCAACAGGTTTCGTTCGAACGGAAGCTCTCCCTCCCTTGTTCCTGGGACTGGTCCCCAGCCTTATTCTCGGCGTGTTGTTCGCCCGCGATCTTCCCTTGCTGGCTCATGGCGACGCCACCTCGACCAGCCTGGGGATCAATGTCCGTAGGACGCGAATGTTGATTCTTATCGCATCAACGGGGATGGTCGCGGTCGTGGTTTCGGTCGTAGGTCCCATCGGATTCGTCGCCCTTCTTGCGCCGCAGATGGCCAGAATCGCCGCCAGCACCCCGACACCCTCTCCGCTGGTATCTGCCACAGCAGGAGCTGCACTCATGACGATCTGCGCGATCATCGCGGGTTTGTTGCCGATTACCGCCCCGGTGGGCTTGGTCACTGCCATTGTCGGTGGGCCCGCGCTGGTCTGGCTTGTCTGGAATGCTGCCCGCCGTAGTGGCCTGAAAGGAGTTCGTTAA
- the rpsC gene encoding 30S ribosomal protein S3: MGQKIHPHGLRLGITSEWRSRWYADKQYADYLAEDIKIRDFLSKGLDRAGIADVVIERTHDRVRVDIHTARPGIVIGRRGSEADRIRGQLEKLTGKQVQLNILEVKNIDANAQLVAQSIAEQLTNRVAFRRAMRKAIQGAMRQPQVKGIKVVCSGRLGGAEMGRTERYHEGRVPLHTLRAEIDYGTYEAHTTFGRIGVKVWIYKGDVVGGRRESLMNARDDRPRGGRRERPRRGGARRQRAEKKQEG, translated from the coding sequence GTGGGCCAGAAAATCCACCCCCACGGCCTCCGGCTGGGTATCACTTCCGAGTGGCGCTCCCGCTGGTACGCCGACAAGCAGTACGCTGACTACCTCGCCGAGGACATCAAGATCCGCGACTTCCTGTCCAAGGGTCTTGACCGCGCCGGCATTGCCGACGTTGTCATCGAGCGCACCCACGACCGTGTCCGCGTGGACATCCACACCGCCCGTCCGGGCATCGTAATCGGTCGTCGTGGTTCCGAGGCCGACCGCATCCGCGGTCAGCTCGAGAAGCTCACCGGTAAGCAGGTTCAGCTGAACATTCTTGAAGTTAAGAACATCGACGCCAATGCACAGCTGGTGGCACAGTCCATCGCTGAGCAGCTGACCAACCGTGTAGCCTTCCGTCGTGCTATGCGCAAGGCTATCCAGGGTGCAATGCGCCAGCCACAGGTCAAGGGCATCAAGGTCGTATGTTCCGGCCGCCTCGGCGGCGCAGAAATGGGTCGCACCGAGCGTTACCACGAGGGTCGCGTTCCACTGCACACCCTGCGCGCCGAGATCGATTACGGCACCTACGAGGCCCACACCACCTTCGGACGCATTGGCGTCAAGGTGTGGATCTACAAGGGTGACGTTGTCGGTGGCCGTCGTGAGTCCCTGATGAACGCACGCGACGATCGCCCACGTGGCGGTCGCCGTGAGCGTCCACGCCGCGGTGGTGCACGTCGCCAGCGCGCCGAGAAGAAGCAGGAGGGCTAA
- the rpsQ gene encoding 30S ribosomal protein S17, which translates to MSEATLTKKEKGARKNRVGYVVSVKMSKTIVVELEDRKQHALYGKIMRTNSRVKVHDENDTAGVGDRVLIEETRPLSKTKHFRLVEILEKAR; encoded by the coding sequence ATGAGTGAGGCAACCTTGACTAAGAAGGAAAAGGGCGCACGTAAGAATCGCGTGGGCTATGTCGTGTCCGTCAAGATGAGCAAGACGATCGTCGTCGAACTCGAGGACCGCAAGCAGCATGCCCTGTATGGCAAGATCATGCGCACCAACTCTCGCGTGAAGGTTCACGACGAGAACGACACCGCCGGTGTTGGCGACCGCGTTCTGATCGAAGAAACCCGTCCATTGTCCAAGACGAAGCACTTCCGCCTCGTCGAGATTCTGGAGAAGGCTCGCTAG